A genomic stretch from Rhineura floridana isolate rRhiFlo1 chromosome 18, rRhiFlo1.hap2, whole genome shotgun sequence includes:
- the CTXN1 gene encoding cortexin-1, whose translation MDDASTLDYKLLSPGQAEPVPNALGMDAEQKTVFAFVIFLLVFLVMLMVRCFRILLDPYSRMPASSWTDHKEGLERGQFDYALV comes from the coding sequence ATGGATGACGCCTCGACGCTGGATTACAAATTGCTCTCCCCGGGGCAGGCGGAGCCTGTCCCCAACGCCCTCGGGATGGACGCAGAGCAAAAGACGGTCTTTGCCTTTGTCATCTTTTTGCTGGTCTTCTTGGTGATGCTGATGGTGCGTTGTTTCCGGATCCTCCTCGACCCGTACAGCCGGATGCCGGCCTCGTCCTGGACCGACCACAAGGAGGGGCTGGAGAGAGGCCAGTTTGATTACGCTCTGGTGTAG